Proteins from a genomic interval of Dichotomicrobium thermohalophilum:
- a CDS encoding nucleoside deaminase, translated as MPEPCQDSPMDRAFAEAQAAAARGEVPVGAAIVCNERGIIASAGNRTLEWRDPTAHAEIIAIREACRVMASERLPACDIYVTLEPCTMCAAAISFARLRRLYFAAYDPKAGAVENGVCFYAQPTCHHAPDVYGGIAETRARALLQRFFKLLRD; from the coding sequence ATGCCCGAGCCGTGCCAGGACAGCCCTATGGACCGCGCCTTCGCCGAGGCACAAGCCGCTGCCGCACGCGGCGAAGTGCCGGTTGGCGCGGCGATCGTCTGCAACGAGCGCGGCATCATCGCTAGTGCAGGCAACCGCACGCTGGAGTGGCGCGATCCCACTGCCCATGCCGAGATCATTGCGATCCGGGAAGCGTGCCGCGTGATGGCCAGCGAGCGTCTGCCCGCCTGCGATATCTACGTTACGCTGGAACCCTGCACGATGTGCGCCGCGGCGATCTCCTTCGCGCGGTTGCGGCGACTCTATTTTGCGGCCTATGACCCGAAGGCGGGCGCGGTCGAAAACGGTGTGTGCTTTTACGCGCAGCCAACCTGCCACCATGCGCCGGACGTGTATGGCGGGATCGCCGAAACCCGCGCGCGCGCGCTGCTTCAGCGCTTCTTCAAGCTCCTACGCGATTGA
- a CDS encoding pseudouridine synthase: MAGKKSIKPEEGMRVAKRIAHAGLCSRREAERLIAEGRVAVNGRVLESAALDVMPDARITVDGKPLPEPQPTRAWRHHKPRGRVTTHRDPEGRPTVFEALPEDMPRVVSVGRLDMNTEGLLLLTTNGELARHLELPATGWLRRYRVRARGKVDQAALDKLKDGVTIEGVRYGAIEARIDKVQGANIWLTVGLREGKNREIRRLMEHLGLSVNRLIRVSFGPFMLGDLPVGAVEEIKPRVLADQLGPELARQFALGGRTGHAKAKPPERGKPPRRKAAARGARR, encoded by the coding sequence ATGGCAGGCAAGAAATCAATAAAGCCTGAGGAGGGGATGCGCGTCGCCAAGCGAATCGCACATGCGGGGCTGTGCTCCCGACGGGAGGCCGAGCGGCTGATCGCTGAAGGCCGTGTGGCCGTGAACGGTCGCGTGCTTGAAAGCGCGGCGCTGGACGTGATGCCGGACGCGCGAATCACCGTGGATGGAAAACCGCTGCCCGAACCGCAGCCAACGCGCGCCTGGCGCCATCACAAGCCGCGCGGACGCGTGACCACCCATCGTGACCCGGAAGGCCGGCCGACCGTGTTCGAGGCGCTACCCGAGGACATGCCGCGCGTGGTCTCTGTCGGTCGGCTCGACATGAACACCGAAGGGCTGCTGCTGCTGACGACCAACGGCGAACTGGCGCGGCATCTGGAGTTGCCAGCCACCGGCTGGCTGCGCCGCTATCGCGTGCGGGCGCGCGGCAAGGTTGATCAGGCCGCCCTCGACAAGCTCAAGGACGGCGTGACCATCGAAGGCGTGCGCTACGGCGCGATCGAGGCGCGTATCGACAAGGTGCAGGGCGCGAACATCTGGCTGACGGTCGGTCTGCGTGAGGGGAAAAACCGTGAAATCCGCCGACTGATGGAGCATCTCGGGCTGTCGGTGAACCGGCTGATTCGCGTGTCCTTCGGGCCATTCATGCTGGGCGATCTGCCGGTCGGCGCGGTGGAAGAGATCAAGCCGCGCGTGCTGGCCGATCAACTCGGGCCCGAGTTGGCACGGCAATTCGCTCTGGGCGGGCGGACCGGCCATGCCAAGGCAAAGCCGCCGGAGCGCGGCAAGCCGCCGCGGCGCAAGGCAGCGGCGCGGGGCGCGCGGCGATGA
- the rsmD gene encoding 16S rRNA (guanine(966)-N(2))-methyltransferase RsmD, with translation MRIVGGRLRGAKLATPQDQRLRPTSDKVREAIFNILAHGIEDFEIDGVRVIDLFAGTGALGCEALSRGAAFCLFVDNAPSSRGLIRQNIENLELTGVTRLFRRDATRLGPAGSMKPFDLLFADPPYGQGLAERALTAAAQGDWLKPGAVCVIEERADAGFAAPEGFTTLDARRYGDTAVHFLRFEG, from the coding sequence ATGAGGATCGTCGGCGGCCGCCTGCGCGGCGCGAAGCTGGCCACGCCGCAGGACCAGCGCCTGCGCCCGACGAGCGACAAGGTGCGCGAAGCGATCTTCAACATCTTGGCGCACGGCATCGAGGACTTCGAGATCGACGGCGTGCGGGTCATCGACCTGTTCGCGGGCACGGGCGCGCTGGGCTGCGAAGCGCTGTCGCGCGGCGCGGCTTTCTGCCTGTTCGTTGACAACGCGCCCTCATCACGCGGACTGATCCGACAGAACATCGAGAATCTGGAACTCACGGGCGTCACGCGCCTGTTTCGGCGCGATGCCACGCGGCTAGGGCCGGCGGGGTCAATGAAGCCGTTCGATCTGCTGTTCGCGGACCCGCCTTATGGGCAGGGGCTGGCGGAACGGGCGCTCACCGCGGCAGCCCAAGGCGACTGGCTTAAGCCCGGGGCCGTCTGCGTGATCGAGGAGCGCGCGGATGCCGGGTTCGCCGCGCCGGAAGGCTTCACGACACTGGACGCGCGCCGCTATGGGGATACCGCCGTTCACTTCCTGCGGTTCGAGGGCTAA
- the mutL gene encoding DNA mismatch repair endonuclease MutL, which yields MSATQHIRQLDAGLINRIAAGEVIERPASVVKELVENAIDADARQIDVVTAGGGSSLIRVADDGVGMDANDLALCVERHATSKLPGDDLAHIDTLGFRGEALPSIGAVADLRITSRRAGADSAHEIAVTAGAKGEMRPAALNAGTVVEVRELFHATPARLKFMKSERAENAAIADVVKRIALAHPEIGFTLTTGERTGLKLPAAGDDDAIRHRLERIVGAEFAADATALEAEREGLRLAGYAAPPTLHRATGQAQYLYVNGRPVRDKLLLGAVRAAYADFLPRGRFPQLVLFLEVAPERVDVNVHPAKAEVRFRDAGLVRAFVHGALRRALGAEAGQRTTQTIAAETLERVRPNGFSAPRQPAYAAADWQRPIAELDRPSADAAEPTGEPANHPLGAARAQVHSAYIISQTEDSLVIVDQHAAHERLVYEKLKAALSNGGVKSQGLLIPEIVEMDESDIDLMMAQGEDFARLGLMIERFGPGALAVHGVPALFGDGDIKGLIRDLADELRGHGAAFSLEQHLYDICAKIACYGSVRAGRRLKPAEMDALLREMEATPHSGQCNHGRPTYIELKLHDIERLFGRR from the coding sequence ATGAGCGCGACTCAGCACATTCGCCAGCTCGACGCGGGGCTGATTAATCGCATCGCGGCGGGCGAGGTCATCGAGCGGCCCGCCAGCGTGGTCAAGGAACTCGTCGAAAACGCGATTGATGCGGACGCGCGCCAGATCGACGTGGTGACGGCGGGCGGCGGCTCGTCTCTGATCCGCGTGGCGGACGATGGTGTGGGCATGGACGCGAACGATCTCGCGCTATGCGTCGAGCGCCACGCGACATCGAAGCTGCCGGGCGATGATCTCGCGCATATCGACACGCTCGGCTTTCGGGGTGAGGCGCTGCCATCCATCGGCGCGGTCGCAGACCTGCGGATTACCAGCCGGCGCGCGGGGGCGGACAGCGCGCATGAGATCGCGGTCACCGCTGGGGCTAAGGGCGAGATGCGGCCCGCCGCGCTGAACGCCGGCACGGTCGTCGAGGTCCGCGAGCTCTTCCACGCCACGCCCGCGCGGCTGAAATTCATGAAATCCGAGCGCGCGGAAAACGCCGCGATCGCGGATGTGGTCAAGCGCATCGCGCTGGCGCACCCGGAAATCGGCTTTACGCTGACGACCGGCGAGCGCACCGGCCTGAAGCTGCCCGCCGCGGGCGATGATGATGCCATCCGTCATCGGCTGGAGCGCATTGTGGGCGCGGAATTCGCGGCCGACGCAACGGCGCTGGAGGCCGAGCGCGAGGGTCTGCGGCTCGCCGGGTATGCCGCGCCGCCGACGCTCCACCGCGCGACCGGGCAGGCGCAGTATCTCTACGTGAACGGGCGGCCCGTGCGCGACAAGCTGCTGCTCGGCGCGGTGCGCGCGGCCTATGCCGATTTCCTGCCGCGCGGACGCTTCCCACAGCTTGTGCTGTTTCTGGAGGTCGCGCCGGAGCGCGTGGATGTGAACGTGCATCCGGCCAAGGCGGAGGTGCGTTTCCGCGACGCCGGGCTGGTCCGCGCCTTCGTGCATGGCGCCTTGCGCCGCGCGCTGGGGGCCGAAGCCGGCCAGCGGACGACGCAGACGATCGCGGCGGAGACGCTTGAGCGCGTGAGGCCCAACGGCTTTTCAGCTCCCCGCCAGCCAGCCTACGCTGCCGCCGACTGGCAGAGGCCCATCGCCGAACTCGACCGTCCCAGCGCCGATGCCGCCGAGCCGACCGGCGAACCGGCGAACCATCCGCTCGGCGCGGCTCGGGCACAGGTCCATTCCGCCTACATCATCTCGCAGACCGAGGATTCGCTCGTCATCGTCGATCAGCACGCCGCGCATGAGCGCCTCGTCTATGAAAAGCTGAAAGCCGCCCTGTCGAATGGCGGCGTGAAAAGTCAGGGCCTGCTGATCCCCGAGATCGTCGAGATGGACGAGAGCGACATCGACCTGATGATGGCGCAGGGGGAGGATTTCGCCCGGCTCGGCCTGATGATCGAGCGGTTCGGTCCCGGCGCGCTGGCGGTTCACGGTGTGCCGGCCCTTTTCGGCGACGGTGACATCAAGGGGCTGATCCGCGATCTGGCGGACGAACTGCGCGGCCACGGCGCGGCCTTCAGCCTTGAGCAGCATCTGTATGACATCTGCGCGAAGATCGCCTGTTATGGCAGCGTGCGGGCCGGGCGGCGGCTTAAGCCTGCCGAGATGGATGCGCTCCTGCGCGAGATGGAAGCGACGCCGCATTCCGGCCAGTGCAACCACGGGCGGCCGACCTATATCGAACTCAAGCTGCACGATATCGAGCGGCTGTTCGGCCGGCGGTGA
- a CDS encoding glucose-6-phosphate isomerase, protein MREMAGTMTFHHDITGCLDERIGARGLAHAALDARLHALEPKLAELRESLGQGGYRMLGIARENQDIETTRAALERLFDGAKTLVVFGTGGSSLGGQTLARLAGWCIPGDQRPAANTLPRVRFYDNLDPLSLQHGLNLLDPETTRFLVISKSGGTAETLMQALSALDWMRRADMGHMIPRAFLGLSEPAREGTKNPLRQLFEGLGVPLLDHDPEIGGRFSVFSNVGMIVALARGLDAHAIRDGGRQVLDELESQSAADFAPAVGAATAVALAEDKGVRVNVMMPYADRLSHLARWYVQLWAESLGKDGKGTTPLAALGPVDQHSQLQLFMDGPPDHMITLIRPAHGRDDPPMPADLAEMAGAENLAGRRVSELVSAQQQAIGDALMQAGRPVRVIDVDNPDETTLGHLLMHMMVETILAGHLLGVDPFGQPGVELGKKLTREYLAASDERDSAHSPARRGAD, encoded by the coding sequence ATGCGCGAGATGGCGGGCACCATGACCTTTCACCACGACATCACCGGTTGTCTGGACGAGCGTATCGGCGCGCGAGGGCTGGCGCACGCTGCGCTGGATGCGCGGCTGCACGCTCTGGAGCCGAAATTGGCGGAGTTGCGCGAGAGCCTGGGCCAGGGCGGCTACCGCATGCTCGGGATCGCGCGCGAAAACCAGGACATCGAGACGACGCGCGCCGCGCTTGAGCGCCTGTTCGACGGCGCGAAGACGCTGGTGGTGTTCGGGACCGGCGGCTCAAGTCTGGGCGGGCAGACGCTCGCACGGCTTGCGGGCTGGTGCATCCCCGGCGATCAGCGGCCTGCGGCCAACACGCTGCCGCGCGTGCGCTTTTACGACAACCTCGACCCCTTGTCGCTGCAGCACGGGCTGAACCTGCTCGACCCGGAAACCACGCGCTTTCTCGTGATCTCCAAGTCCGGCGGTACGGCGGAAACGCTGATGCAGGCGCTGAGCGCGCTCGACTGGATGCGCCGCGCTGACATGGGACACATGATCCCGCGCGCCTTCCTCGGGCTGAGCGAGCCTGCGCGCGAGGGCACGAAAAACCCGCTGCGCCAGCTCTTTGAGGGCTTGGGCGTCCCGCTGCTCGACCATGACCCGGAAATCGGTGGGCGATTCTCGGTGTTCAGCAATGTCGGCATGATCGTGGCGCTCGCGCGCGGGCTCGATGCGCACGCGATCCGCGATGGCGGTCGGCAGGTGCTGGACGAGCTTGAAAGCCAGTCGGCCGCGGACTTCGCCCCGGCAGTCGGCGCGGCCACGGCCGTTGCCCTGGCCGAGGACAAGGGCGTGCGCGTCAATGTGATGATGCCCTACGCCGACCGGCTGTCGCACCTTGCGCGCTGGTATGTGCAGCTCTGGGCGGAAAGCCTCGGCAAGGACGGCAAGGGCACGACGCCGCTTGCCGCGCTGGGACCCGTGGACCAGCACAGCCAGCTCCAGCTTTTCATGGACGGCCCGCCCGACCACATGATCACACTGATCCGGCCCGCGCATGGCCGCGACGACCCGCCCATGCCCGCCGATCTCGCGGAAATGGCCGGGGCCGAGAACCTCGCCGGCCGGCGCGTCAGCGAGCTGGTGTCCGCGCAGCAGCAGGCCATTGGCGATGCGCTGATGCAGGCGGGGCGTCCGGTCCGCGTCATTGATGTGGACAATCCCGACGAAACGACGCTTGGCCACCTGCTCATGCATATGATGGTCGAGACGATTCTCGCCGGGCACCTGCTCGGGGTCGACCCGTTCGGCCAGCCCGGTGTGGAGCTTGGCAAGAAGCTGACACGGGAATACCTGGCCGCATCCGATGAGCGCGACTCAGCACATTCGCCAGCTCGACGCGGGGCTGATTAA
- a CDS encoding M16 family metallopeptidase — MLRSRAIAALCVKAFSVLTFVAVLFATSHAANAMRIQKVVSPSGIEAWLIEEHRIPLITMEFGFDGAGAKQDPDDKAGRAHFLSGMLDEGAGEMDAQAFQQRLEDLAIRLSFDAGRDNFTGRLQTLTANKDEAARLLSLALSEPRFDADAMERIRGSIQTDLKFAQEDPGKVSTREWFELAFTDHPYARPTKGTLETVEGITAQDLRDAMGDTFARSNLKVAVVGDITAEELAPMLDEMFGGLPAKATLREVADAKLASKPEPEIVTMDVPQSTVRFGLPGYKRHHEDFYAAYVLNYIIGGGGFASRLMEEVREKRGLAYSVFTYLYPLDHAGMMIGGVATKNEAVGQSIEVIREVLSDIAENGVSDETLKYAKQYLVGSYALRFDTSGKIAQQLLGVQLDELGIDYFDSRNSYIEAVTQEDIKRVAADLLKPEQLITVIVGQPRMEAAPRG, encoded by the coding sequence ATGCTCCGATCGCGAGCGATTGCGGCGCTTTGCGTCAAAGCCTTTAGCGTCCTAACCTTCGTCGCCGTCCTTTTCGCCACAAGCCACGCGGCCAACGCCATGCGCATTCAGAAAGTCGTCAGCCCCTCCGGTATCGAAGCCTGGCTTATCGAGGAGCACCGGATCCCGCTGATCACGATGGAGTTCGGCTTTGACGGCGCGGGCGCCAAGCAGGACCCGGACGACAAGGCGGGTCGCGCGCATTTCCTTTCCGGGATGCTGGACGAAGGCGCGGGCGAGATGGACGCGCAAGCTTTCCAGCAGCGGCTCGAGGACCTGGCGATCCGCCTCAGCTTTGATGCCGGGCGTGATAACTTTACCGGGCGCCTGCAGACCCTGACCGCGAACAAGGACGAGGCCGCGCGCCTGCTGAGCCTGGCGCTGAGCGAGCCGCGCTTCGATGCGGATGCCATGGAACGCATTCGCGGCTCCATTCAGACCGATCTGAAATTTGCGCAGGAAGACCCGGGCAAGGTCTCTACCCGCGAATGGTTCGAGTTGGCCTTCACCGACCACCCTTACGCCCGCCCGACCAAGGGCACGCTGGAAACAGTCGAGGGGATTACCGCCCAGGATTTGCGGGACGCGATGGGTGACACCTTCGCGCGCAGCAACCTGAAGGTTGCGGTCGTCGGCGACATCACGGCCGAAGAACTGGCGCCGATGCTGGATGAGATGTTCGGCGGGCTGCCGGCCAAAGCGACGCTGCGGGAGGTCGCCGATGCCAAGCTTGCGAGCAAGCCCGAGCCGGAAATCGTCACGATGGATGTGCCGCAGTCCACGGTGCGCTTTGGCCTGCCGGGCTATAAACGCCACCACGAGGATTTCTACGCGGCCTATGTCCTCAATTACATCATCGGCGGTGGCGGCTTCGCCTCCAGGCTGATGGAAGAGGTGCGCGAGAAGCGCGGGCTGGCCTATTCCGTGTTCACCTATCTCTATCCCCTGGATCATGCCGGCATGATGATCGGCGGCGTCGCTACCAAGAACGAGGCCGTGGGGCAGAGCATCGAGGTTATCCGCGAGGTGCTGTCTGATATTGCCGAGAATGGGGTCAGCGACGAAACGCTGAAATACGCGAAACAGTATCTTGTCGGTTCCTACGCGTTGCGTTTCGATACCAGCGGCAAGATCGCGCAGCAACTCCTCGGCGTGCAGCTCGATGAGCTTGGCATCGACTATTTCGACAGTCGCAACAGCTATATCGAGGCGGTGACGCAGGAAGACATCAAGCGGGTGGCCGCCGACCTGCTCAAGCCAGAGCAGCTCATCACGGTTATCGTTGGCCAGCCCCGGATGGAGGCCGCTCCCCGGGGCTGA
- a CDS encoding M16 family metallopeptidase translates to MDRTGSRMPRAFAARATRNSLLDRIGVSGFATLIAMGIAIMTISNAHAEDQPGASALELAGSAPQVASYTLDNGMNVVVIPDNRAPVVTHMVWYKVGAADEPPGHSGIAHFLEHLMFKGTEKLDPGEFSKMVARWGGQDNAFTSQDVTAYFQRIPKDRLGDVMKMEADRMVNLRLAEENVVTERDVILEERRMRVDNDPANILMEQAKAALYLAHPYGTPIIGWDTEIRQLDRRDALSFYERFYAPNNAVLVVSGDVAPEEVLELARKHYGDIARRDEVSRGSRPAEPEPRAPREVMLKDPRAAKPTLYRYYLAPSYAQDEGLEAEALELLMRIVGENPTGRLYQELVVKQKLATTAGGWFSGITRDYGSLGIYAVATPQTDIVDVEAALDRVISDVAENGVTEDELERARRAAIAELVYDYDSQTSMARIYGYALATGRSVEDIAKHPQRLAQVTMEDVAAAAEKYLQAERSVTAKLIPDPQAVAEDRQQTAQPPAGPTTTIQ, encoded by the coding sequence ATGGACCGCACCGGCAGTCGCATGCCACGCGCGTTCGCCGCCCGCGCGACGCGCAATTCCCTTCTTGACCGTATCGGCGTTTCCGGCTTCGCCACCCTTATCGCCATGGGGATCGCGATTATGACAATCTCCAACGCTCACGCAGAGGACCAGCCCGGCGCCAGCGCCCTCGAACTCGCCGGCAGCGCACCGCAAGTCGCCAGCTACACGCTGGACAACGGCATGAACGTCGTCGTCATCCCGGACAATCGTGCGCCGGTCGTCACGCACATGGTCTGGTACAAGGTCGGGGCGGCGGATGAACCGCCCGGACATTCCGGCATCGCGCACTTCCTTGAACACCTGATGTTCAAGGGCACGGAAAAGCTCGACCCGGGCGAATTTTCGAAGATGGTCGCGCGCTGGGGCGGGCAGGACAACGCCTTCACATCACAGGACGTGACCGCCTACTTTCAGCGCATCCCGAAGGATCGGCTCGGCGACGTCATGAAGATGGAGGCAGACCGGATGGTCAATCTTCGTCTCGCCGAGGAAAATGTCGTGACGGAGCGCGACGTGATCCTGGAAGAGCGGCGCATGCGCGTCGACAACGACCCCGCAAACATCCTGATGGAGCAGGCAAAGGCCGCGCTGTACTTGGCACACCCCTACGGCACGCCGATCATCGGCTGGGACACCGAAATCCGTCAGCTTGACCGCCGGGACGCACTTTCTTTCTATGAGCGGTTCTATGCGCCGAACAACGCCGTTCTTGTCGTCTCGGGCGATGTCGCGCCCGAAGAGGTGCTGGAGCTTGCCCGTAAGCATTACGGCGACATCGCGCGCCGCGACGAGGTCAGCCGCGGCAGCCGGCCGGCCGAGCCAGAGCCGCGCGCGCCGCGCGAGGTGATGCTGAAGGACCCGCGTGCGGCCAAGCCGACGCTCTACCGTTATTATCTCGCGCCGAGCTATGCGCAGGATGAGGGGCTTGAGGCCGAGGCGCTGGAGCTGCTCATGCGTATCGTCGGCGAAAACCCGACCGGTCGGCTCTACCAGGAACTGGTCGTGAAGCAGAAGCTGGCCACGACCGCCGGCGGTTGGTTCTCCGGCATCACGCGCGATTATGGCTCGTTGGGTATTTATGCGGTCGCCACACCGCAGACCGATATCGTGGATGTCGAGGCCGCGCTGGATCGGGTCATCAGCGACGTCGCTGAAAACGGCGTGACAGAGGACGAGCTGGAGCGGGCGCGCCGCGCGGCGATCGCCGAGCTGGTCTACGACTATGACAGCCAGACCAGCATGGCCCGCATCTACGGTTACGCGCTCGCGACAGGCCGCAGCGTTGAGGACATTGCCAAGCATCCGCAGCGCCTCGCGCAGGTGACGATGGAGGATGTTGCCGCGGCGGCCGAAAAATATCTGCAGGCCGAGCGCTCCGTCACCGCGAAGCTGATCCCTGACCCACAGGCGGTGGCCGAAGACAGGCAGCAGACGGCCCAGCCGCCTGCCGGACCGACAACAACAATCCAGTGA
- the lspA gene encoding signal peptidase II, translated as MSLGPWFRLGLGVALVALVLDQVTKWWIVHVYELPERGRVAVTPFFDLVMLWNPGISYGLLAQNTDFGRNVLIALAVVAAVVLTVWIARTHNRLLAISLGLIVGGAIGNAVDRAVYGAVADFISLHAYGYYWYVFNIADAAIAVGVIGLLYDTVAPGHKIDAKRSDSSSN; from the coding sequence ATGTCCCTGGGCCCGTGGTTTCGGCTGGGGCTGGGCGTGGCGCTCGTCGCGCTCGTGCTCGATCAGGTCACGAAGTGGTGGATCGTCCATGTCTACGAGCTGCCGGAGCGCGGGCGTGTCGCTGTTACGCCGTTCTTCGACCTGGTCATGCTCTGGAACCCAGGCATTTCTTACGGACTGCTCGCGCAGAACACCGATTTCGGTCGCAACGTGCTGATCGCTCTGGCGGTCGTCGCGGCGGTCGTGCTCACCGTCTGGATTGCGCGGACGCATAACCGGCTGCTCGCGATCTCCCTGGGCCTGATCGTGGGCGGGGCGATCGGCAACGCTGTCGACCGGGCGGTTTATGGCGCGGTTGCTGACTTCATCTCGCTGCACGCCTATGGCTACTATTGGTACGTATTCAACATCGCGGACGCAGCGATCGCGGTCGGCGTCATCGGCCTCCTTTACGACACGGTGGCGCCGGGCCATAAAATCGACGCAAAGCGTTCCGATTCCTCAAGTAACTAA